A single genomic interval of Sceloporus undulatus isolate JIND9_A2432 ecotype Alabama chromosome 2, SceUnd_v1.1, whole genome shotgun sequence harbors:
- the LOC121920357 gene encoding taste receptor type 2 member 1-like: MIRFWFTAWLCVFYCVKIVNSTHSLFLWCKMRISWLITRLLIGSLVFSCFASFFLLAVFPLEHENNKAANVTNMTQSKTLKDRIGPVRIFFYAVCSSSPIFVVLFCSIMVVASLCRHIYRMARTLQTKAHIKAATVVLSLLFLYVSFFVAQTLSTFVEVAENVKPFVSMVLIMYAPTQAAILIFSNPKLKQAFSQLLYRERSLEGQGKWALEIP; this comes from the coding sequence ATGATCAGATTCTGGTTCACTGCCTGGCTCTGTGTCTTCTATTGCGTCAAGATTGTGAACAGCACACATTCACTGTTCCTTTGGTGCAAAATGAGGATATCCTGGTTAATAACCCGGCTTCTTATAGGATCTCTAGTCTTCTCCTGCTTTGCTTCCTTTTTTTTATTAGCGGTATTTCCGCTTGAACACGAAAACAACAAAGCAGCAAATGTTACAAACATGACACAATCAAAAACATTGAAAGACCGTATTGGTCCTGTCCGTATTTTTTTTTATGCTGTTTGTTCCAGCAGtcccatttttgttgttttattttgctccaTCATGGTTGTTGCTTCTCTCTGCAGGCACATCTACCGGATGGCAAGAACTCTCCAAACAAAAGCTCACATCAAAGCAGCTACGGTAGTGCTCTCTCTTTTATTCctttatgtttccttttttgtggcacAGACCTTGAGTACTTTTGTAGAAGTAGCGGAGAACGTAAAGCCTTTTGTTTCAATGGTGCTGATAATGTATGCCCCTACTCAGGCTGCCATATTGATTTTCAGTAATCCAAAACTAAAACAGGCATTTAGCCAGCTACTTTATAGAGAAAGGTCTCTTGAAGGCCAAGGCAAATGGGCATTGGAGATTCCTTGA